One Gossypium hirsutum isolate 1008001.06 chromosome A08, Gossypium_hirsutum_v2.1, whole genome shotgun sequence genomic window, TCGTTTTGCACCTTCTTTAACAGCCGAACTAAATCCTGCTGTGGTTTGCTGCATCTCCTGTACTGATCCCCTTGCCTTCAACACAGCCCCATCTTTCAATTCTTCAGCCTTTGCACCTGCATCGGAGGCCCATTTTCTCAACACTGAAATCAAATACTGGATCCTCTGGACAATCTTATCGATGAACTCTCTAGATTTGCCTTTTACTTCACTTGCCAATATCTTGAGCTTCCCCACCAACGTTTCACCCCTGCTAATAGTTCCTTCAACTGCAACTTGCTTCCCTACATTTACCCACGTATCTCCTGCAACACTCTCTTCATGGAGGTCATTGTCAACCACCACTTTGACGCCCTGCCTTTCCCACTGTTCCCTAGCCTCCTCCAGGGCTTTTGCCTGTTCTCTTGCTCGTTTCGCCTCATCCTCAGCCCATGCCCTGAATTATAGGAAGTTTTGTACCATAATTGAGTAATCAGTTTAATAATTGAATGAGAACAAGCACAGGCATACATCTAGAAGAAAAACTAAAGGGGCAAACGAAAGAAAAAGACAAACAAGAGGCAATAACTGAAACTCCTACTGAATATTACAGTGACCCCTAAAGAAGAAAAGCCGAAGCTATTCATGATAGATAAGGAATGCAGCAGAAACATTAATTTGACCACCATATAGAAGCCAAATGTATTTCTCAACTCTAGAACTTTACCTAATAGAATCATTTAGCAGTTAGCACAGGTCAAACTTTTACAGCTTTAACAGAGATTTCAAATTTATACAATGTCAGGAATCATTCAACATTGATCATCTTGCCTGGTGCATCATTTCCAGTTCTGCCTAGTAACAAAGGGGATATTTATCGATTGAGCAGATAGGCATGACTCTGAAATCTGACAAATGCAAATTCTCGGGAAATGAGAATTAACCAAAGTTTCATCTTACATTTTATTTAGCTGCAAAGATACAAGAGAACAAAAATATCCTATCACTCTGCATCCTTGAAAATATTATTCCATGAAATGAagcatctaatatatatatttgaagaatCATTTGTCATTCCTCCAGATTAAGTTGTTGAAGTATTGTTTCAAAACTATGTGATAATAAAGTTTATTTCCTTACCTGGCCATTGATAAGGCTTTTCTTTCCACCTCCAACTCATGCTGTAACCTGACAGTCTCTTGGGTTTCATCCTCTGTTTCTTTTCGTAGTTTACTAATTCTTTCCCTCTCGTATGATATCTCTACTTTGTCATTTATCATGCTTTCCAACTGCTCCTCCACTTCACGCCTTAATCTTGAAAGAATTTTCGTTTCAGCACTAATAGCAGCACGGTCCTTCATTAAGACCATATTCTCTTCCTCTCTTTCAGCTCTTATCCTTTCCAGCTCGCGCTTCGCCTCTTCAGCCATTTTTTCAAAAGCATCAATCTTTTCACGTTCTATCGAAAGTTCTTTCTCAAAATTAGCATTAACATCTTTCTCAACTTCAGCTACTAAAGCATTGTGAGCAGATACTGCATTTTCTGCCACTGATTCAGCTTCAATTCGTGCTAGCTCCTCACTTACAAGGTCAGAAGCTTCACCAGTTGCAATAGCAACAGCTGCTTGGGCCTTTGTCACAGGCTTATTTGGCAGGAACAATCTTGTACAACCTGACAGGATAATGACAATAACAAAGGCAtatcaatcattaaaaataaGATGAAACTTGGAGAAAGTAATTACCATTGAGATGACTTACCAAAAGCAAGAGCTATTATTCCTGGTTCTCCAGTAGACAAGTCAGCTACAAGTGCAGGCCATGCATCTGGATTTATCTTATCAATGTCTATAAAACCAGAAAGTTGGTAGAGGATCTATACATGAACAAAACGGTAAAATTAATAACATACCCACTATAACATGCAAGAAAGAGATGAAATGAACATATAAACAAACTCAAAATATAAGCAACCTCTCGGTCAGCTTCTGGGAGTTGTCTTTTCTCTAGAGCCATTTTCCAGCTAACAAGATCCTGGCGTGATAGAGggctagaaaaaaaaaagagagaaaataagaaGCTAACCACAAAAAGGAAGTAAAGTACCCTTGCATCTAAAATAAAGCAATTAATAATGAATGTAAAACTGCAATGCAATTTCACTCATGATTTTAGGTTTTAGTATATTCtattaacattttacaaataagttaTAATGAGAATGGGTTAAGAAAACAATGGGAAAGTAATCGAGAATACAGATGGAAAAAGGCCTTGCAGATGGGCAATAAAATAGTGGGAAATTAGCATTGGAGTAAGCATTAATAGTGgctgtaattttaaaaaatttaggggTTTCATTTTAAAGGGCTTAATTGGAATTTCCAAAAAATTtggggtttaaataaaaaaatttaagaatttttgagAGGCTTAAtaagaacttttaaaaattttgagactcagttaaaattttcaaaaaatttaaaatgcttAATAAGAATTACAAAATTTTGGTGGGCCTAATAacaagtttccaaaatttttgagGGTTCTACGAGGATCCTCCCCTGAGCATTAACCAAGCTAAATATCAATGCTTATATTGCAAAATGAGTTTAGTCTGAACAGGAATACCTTTCAGGAGAGAAGTAAACTGGGCCTCGATTGTAATTAAGCAGATCTTGATTTGAAAGCTTGCTTGAGATAAGTCCAGCCTCTGCCAAGCCTGAATCATGCAACTCAATTAGCAAGAATAGTTATAACAAAAAAGGAAGTTACTCTACCAATATGACCAAGAATATAAAGTCCACTTCTTAACCTTGAATCGATGAAAAATCAGGGTCTTCAGGTATGATGTCATCAAATGCAAGTTCAGTAACATTCTCAACATACATTGCAGGATAAACTTTTGATACTACATTCCTGCAAGcagcaaaaaggattaaatttacAAGCATAAAGGTATCTATTACATGCTAATTCCTGATGGCTTCACACTGCCATACATGGGAGTAACAAGAAGGCATATATACCTTGAAAGAGCACTGCTTGCTGCCACTAACCACCGAGCATACTCACGACGTGTACAGAGTTCACCAGGTAGAGCTTCAGCCTCAATAACCTGGAAAAGATACATATATATGAGTAATAGGTCACAAGTTCTCATATTATCTGCAAGGGCGAATACACTTAATAATTCTGTATCTCAGTAAGAATGAAATACCTTCAAAACTCGAAGAGCTGCAAGTGCCTGCTCCTGAAACTGATCAACAACTGCAGGAACTAGAACCTCTCCCGGGTGAACCTGTAGATCTGCAGAAACTGCAGACGGAGCAGGTATACCAACTGGGGAGAAGGAACTCCTAGGAGTTGGTGATTCAAAATCTGGTATGCTATCTTTCATCCCATCACAATCAATTTTGCTTTGCTCTATTGTTAATGAATGAGCAGGTGCTGACACAGGGGTTGTTTGAGATGACTCACTCTCATTTAACTTATTATCTTCCAGAGATGCATTCTTTATTTCAACCGAGGGCAGAGACATTTTGCGACTCTCAAGGTTTT contains:
- the LOC107948936 gene encoding uncharacterized protein isoform X1; the protein is MASTSASWSPSSPQLRLAFRCRNCKEPRPLLLLDYRRPRLLSVSLSRTKELERRRNVASRIVSDSTAGADTFSGWSDSDTVEDSIGSGGRRRFGGIMGAGSAGLVLVAGFSFAAMSLSNRSTSRPKQQLEPLTAQQEVSFDNDSEQAKENEIETGTHKDLSAPTESSGPSENNLDNDNGTYLVDSSTSNGDSASNTSSIQEYRQNVSSLDGESAFLDTTPISPNLPESDAVGVSSVASNLRESDSNLDIGSPEATSEIEDKLISVQETIDTNLSDPINLDNDLNEGKLEGKENSSISVDSSSSSNSISDPSIVGFSVSSELEPILEPQAIPEDNLETIASSQTKENLESRKMSLPSVEIKNASLEDNKLNESESSQTTPVSAPAHSLTIEQSKIDCDGMKDSIPDFESPTPRSSFSPVGIPAPSAVSADLQVHPGEVLVPAVVDQFQEQALAALRVLKVIEAEALPGELCTRREYARWLVAASSALSRNVVSKVYPAMYVENVTELAFDDIIPEDPDFSSIQGLAEAGLISSKLSNQDLLNYNRGPVYFSPESPLSRQDLVSWKMALEKRQLPEADREILYQLSGFIDIDKINPDAWPALVADLSTGEPGIIALAFGCTRLFLPNKPVTKAQAAVAIATGEASDLVSEELARIEAESVAENAVSAHNALVAEVEKDVNANFEKELSIEREKIDAFEKMAEEAKRELERIRAEREEENMVLMKDRAAISAETKILSRLRREVEEQLESMINDKVEISYERERISKLRKETEDETQETVRLQHELEVERKALSMARAWAEDEAKRAREQAKALEEAREQWERQGVKVVVDNDLHEESVAGDTWVNVGKQVAVEGTISRGETLVGKLKILASEVKGKSREFIDKIVQRIQYLISVLRKWASDAGAKAEELKDGAVLKARGSVQEMQQTTAGFSSAVKEGAKRVAGDCREGVEKLTQRFRT
- the LOC107948936 gene encoding uncharacterized protein isoform X2 is translated as MGAGSAGLVLVAGFSFAAMSLSNRSTSRPKQQLEPLTAQQEVSFDNDSEQAKENEIETGTHKDLSAPTESSGPSENNLDNDNGTYLVDSSTSNGDSASNTSSIQEYRQNVSSLDGESAFLDTTPISPNLPESDAVGVSSVASNLRESDSNLDIGSPEATSEIEDKLISVQETIDTNLSDPINLDNDLNEGKLEGKENSSISVDSSSSSNSISDPSIVGFSVSSELEPILEPQAIPEDNLETIASSQTKENLESRKMSLPSVEIKNASLEDNKLNESESSQTTPVSAPAHSLTIEQSKIDCDGMKDSIPDFESPTPRSSFSPVGIPAPSAVSADLQVHPGEVLVPAVVDQFQEQALAALRVLKVIEAEALPGELCTRREYARWLVAASSALSRNVVSKVYPAMYVENVTELAFDDIIPEDPDFSSIQGLAEAGLISSKLSNQDLLNYNRGPVYFSPESPLSRQDLVSWKMALEKRQLPEADREILYQLSGFIDIDKINPDAWPALVADLSTGEPGIIALAFGCTRLFLPNKPVTKAQAAVAIATGEASDLVSEELARIEAESVAENAVSAHNALVAEVEKDVNANFEKELSIEREKIDAFEKMAEEAKRELERIRAEREEENMVLMKDRAAISAETKILSRLRREVEEQLESMINDKVEISYERERISKLRKETEDETQETVRLQHELEVERKALSMARAWAEDEAKRAREQAKALEEAREQWERQGVKVVVDNDLHEESVAGDTWVNVGKQVAVEGTISRGETLVGKLKILASEVKGKSREFIDKIVQRIQYLISVLRKWASDAGAKAEELKDGAVLKARGSVQEMQQTTAGFSSAVKEGAKRVAGDCREGVEKLTQRFRT
- the LOC107948936 gene encoding uncharacterized protein isoform X4, with the translated sequence MSLPSVEIKNASLEDNKLNESESSQTTPVSAPAHSLTIEQSKIDCDGMKDSIPDFESPTPRSSFSPVGIPAPSAVSADLQVHPGEVLVPAVVDQFQEQALAALRVLKVIEAEALPGELCTRREYARWLVAASSALSRNVVSKVYPAMYVENVTELAFDDIIPEDPDFSSIQGLAEAGLISSKLSNQDLLNYNRGPVYFSPESPLSRQDLVSWKMALEKRQLPEADREILYQLSGFIDIDKINPDAWPALVADLSTGEPGIIALAFGCTRLFLPNKPVTKAQAAVAIATGEASDLVSEELARIEAESVAENAVSAHNALVAEVEKDVNANFEKELSIEREKIDAFEKMAEEAKRELERIRAEREEENMVLMKDRAAISAETKILSRLRREVEEQLESMINDKVEISYERERISKLRKETEDETQETVRLQHELEVERKALSMARAWAEDEAKRAREQAKALEEAREQWERQGVKVVVDNDLHEESVAGDTWVNVGKQVAVEGTISRGETLVGKLKILASEVKGKSREFIDKIVQRIQYLISVLRKWASDAGAKAEELKDGAVLKARGSVQEMQQTTAGFSSAVKEGAKRVAGDCREGVEKLTQRFRT
- the LOC107948936 gene encoding uncharacterized protein isoform X3; the encoded protein is MASTSASWSPSSPQLRLAFRCRNCKEPRPLLLLDYRRPRLLSVSLSRTKELERRRNVASRIVSDSTAGADTFSGWSDSDTVEDSIGSGGRRRFGGIMGAGSAGLVLVAGFSFAAMSLSNRSTSRPKQQLEPLTAQQEVSFDNDSEQAKENEIETGTHKDLSAPTESSGPSENNLDNDNGTYLVDSSTSNGDSASNTSSIQEYRQNVSSLDGESAFLDTTPISPNLPESDAVGVSSVASNLRESDSNLDIGSPEATSEIEDKLISVQETIDTNLSDPINLDNDLNEGKLEGKENSSISVDSSSSSNSISDPSIVGFSVSSELEPILEPQAIPEDNLETIASSQTKENLESRKMSLPSVEIKNASLEDNKLNESESSQTTPVSAPAHSLTIEQSKIDCDGMKDSIPDFESPTPRSSFSPVGIPAPSAVSADLQVHPGEVLVPAVVDQFQEQALAALRVLKVIEAEALPGELCTRREYARWLVAASSALSRNVVSKVYPAMYVENVTELAFDDIIPEDPDFSSIQGLAEAGLISSKLSNQDLLNYNRGPVYFSPESPLSRQDLVSWKMALEKRQLPEADREILYQLSGFIDIDKINPDAWPALVADLSTGEPGIIALAFGCTRLFLPNKPVTKAQAAVAIATGEASDLVSEELARIEAESVAENAVSAHNALVAEVEKDVNANFEKELSIEREKIDAFEKMAEEAKRELERIRAEREEENMVLMKDRAAISAETKILSRLRREVEEQLESMINDKVEISYERERISKLRKETEDETQETVRLQHELEVERKALSMAS